GCTTTCCTGCCGGGGATGCTGGCGAAATTCGCTGGCGCAGGCGTAAAAATAAAGGGATGCGTGAGGACAAAAAAATACGCTAACATACCCGTTGGAACGGTCACTGACGAAGATTACGCCACGGAGTGGCTGGACCTCGTGCTTAATGTGAAGATAGTGGATTCACTGGACGAGGCGGTCGGGCATATCGCGCGTTTCGGCTCAGGCCATTCCGACGCTATAGTAACGGAAAACGCGCGCGCGGCTGAGGATTTCCTGAGACGGGTCGATTCTTCCGCTGTTTACGTGAACGCTTCTACGCGGTTCACCGATGGAGGCGAGTTCGGCAAGGGCGCCGAGATCGGGATATCGACGGACAGGCTGCATGCCCGTGGCCCCATGGGATTGGAAGAACTGACCACGTATAAGTACGTGGTACGCGGTACGGGCCAGATAAGAGAATAACTACGCTCAATTTCAAGGGGTGCCATGCCAAGGATAGGGCTCTTCGGAGGAACGTTCAATCCAGTACACACGGGACATCTTGTACTTGCCCAGGAATGCTGGCACGCCCTGAATCTGGACAAGGTGGTATTCATCCCTTCCTATATTCCTCCCCACAAGGATGTGCAGGGGGACGTATCTCCGGCGGACAGGCTTAATATGGTGCGTCTCGCGCTTGAGGGTGATGACAGGTTCGAGATATCGACTTATGAAATGGACAAGGGCGGGGTATCCTTTTCCATAGATACAGTGCGTCATTTCAGGGAAGTATATGGTGATAGCGCCGGACTTTTCTTTATCGCGGGGGCGGATGCCGCTTCAGGACTGGGGACATGGAAAGATCCCGATACGCTTTTGGACCTGGTCGATTTTGTGGTCGTATCCAGGCCAGGTAGCCCGGAAATAACTGGTTATGAGGGCAGGATAACGCGAGTGGATATGCCGGGTATAGATATTTCCTCGAGCATGTTAAGGGAAAGGATACGGGTACGTGAGCCCATCGATCATATGATGCCGGTCAATGTGGTGAAATATATACGGAATAAGGGCCTGTACCGGGATTAAGAGTGTCATATTCACTTGACAAATGGTCCCTCTATGATAAACTTATCCAGTAACGTTGAAAGCATCAAAATTTAGGAGGTTTTCACATGGCTGAAGCGTATTGCGTTAAATGTAAATCCAAGAAGGAAATGAAGGATGCTAAGGAAGTGACCATGAAGAATGGCAGGAAAGCCATGAAAGGTTGCTGTCCCGAATGTGGCACCGGTATGTACCGGATAATGGGGAAAAAGTAGCATCTATTTATAATAGAGCATATCTCGTTGAGCCTGTTCAAAGGAAGCATCACGGGTCAATATACGTGGGTAAAGAGATAACATCGCAGGAAAAAGCTAAGCTGATCGCGGGGATCGCGGCTGACAAAAAAGGGGAAGATATCGTCCTGATGGACATGAGTTCATCGTCGACGATATCTGACTGGTTCGTGTTGGTCTCCGCCGGTTCTTCCAGGCAGCTGGATGCCATCTCCAAGGCCGTACAAAAGGACCTGTCCAAAAAGTTCAAGATATCCCCGTTAAAAGTTGAAGGCAGGAACAATCCTTCCTGGGTCCTTGTCGATTACGGTGATGTTATATTGCATGTTTTCCATAAGGATATCAGGGATTTTTACGGTCTTGAACGTTTATGGTCAGATGCTCCCCGGGGATCTTACTGAACATGTTTACACCTGAACTTACCGAAAAATTGACGAAGGTCATATTAGAGGCGGCAAAGACCGTTTTCGCGGAAAAGTGTTCGCCGGAGGGGACCATTTTTCCTGAAGGTACGCCTGTTATCCTACAACCTCCCCGCGATCCCTCGAACGGGAATATCACGACCAATATTGCTATGAGGCTGGCTTCCATCTGCAGGATACCTCCTGCGGATTTCGCTTCCGCTATGGTGTCCCATATCCGCGGAAAATTAGCCGAGATACCCTCGGTAGGGCGGGTCGAGGTGAAGGGCGGGTTCTTGAACTTTTTCTTTGAGGATGATTTCTTCTGTGACCTCCTGGAAAAGATATACGCCCAGAAGGACGTGTTCGGCCGTTCGGAAGACGGGAAGGGGCAGCATATCAACCTCGAGTTCGTTAGTGCCAATCCTACTGGTCCGCTCACTATAGCCCATGGCCGCCAGGCGGCTATAGGGGATACCCTTTCGCGTATATTGCGTTTTTCCGGTTATAAGGTCACGAACGAATATTACCTCAATGATGTAGGCCGGCAGATAAGAATGCTGGGCGAATCGCTTTTCGTGCGCTATCGTAACCTTACGGGGGAGAAAGACGCCATGCCCGATGACGGGTACATGGGCGAGTATATGATCGATATCGCGCGAAAGGTCTTGGAGGAGAAAGGACCTTCGCTGAAGGCGCGTACGCCGGAGACCGAAGAGTTCTTCAGGAAATATGCGGTTGGCCACATAATGGACCTGATATACAAGGACCTGGATGATTTCGGGGTGGAGTTCGATGTGTGGAAACCGCAATCAGATATCGAGCATGGCGACGAGGTCCGCAAGGCCCTGGACCTGTTGCGGGCTAATGGATATATATATGACCAGGATGGAGCGGTTTGGTTCGCCTCTACAAGGTTCGGGGATGACAAGGACAGGGTGGTGGTCAAAAGTGACGGGTCATATACATATCTTGCTCCCGATATCGCTTATCACCTGGATAAATACAGCCGGGGATTCACTCGGCTCATAGATCTTCTTGGTCCGGACCACCATGGTTATATCAAGCGCATGAAAGCGGCCGTACAGGCTATGGGGCAGGACGCGTCCTCTCTTGATATAATGATAGTTCAGCTGGTAACGCTTCTTAACGCCGGGGAAAAACTTTCGATGTCCACGCGAAAAGGCGAGTTCGTCAGCCTCCGGGAGATAATCGATGAGATCGGCAAAGACGTGGCCAGGTTCTTTTTCCTGTCACGCAGGCTGGACAGCCACCTTGATTTCGACCTTGAGCTGGCCAAGAAGGAATCGTCGGATAATCCGGTCTATTATATACAATACGCGCATGCCAGGATATGCAGCATAAAGGCTTTCGGCAGCGACGCTTTGGATAAAGCCTCTCCCGGGGGAAGGGATCTTTCCTTGTTGTCGACGGGGCAGGAAAAGGACCTTATGCGTAAATTGGGAGAGTTCCCGCTGGCGGTGAGCGCGGCGGCGAGCGCGCTTGAACCTAATCGTTTAGTGGTCTATCTTAGTGAGCTTGCCAGGGCATTCCACTCCTTTTATACTGAATGCAGGGTGGTGTCCGATGACGCGGCTCTTTCCGGGGCAAGGCTTTTTCTGGTTGAGTGTGTTCGCATAGTGCTCGCCAATGGCCTGAACCTTCTTAATATCACGCTGCCGGAAAAAATGTGACGGAAGCTGGTATCCGTTTTAACTTCCTGTGAGACCCATATGTTCGAATCGCTTAAGCTCTATACGGGGGAGGACGTCCAGGTCGAAGAACTCCTCGCCACATTGCAAAAGTTCGGATATGACCGGCGGCGGCATGTAGGCGCTACGGGTGATTATAGCCTTGTCGGGGAGACGCTTGTGGTGTTCCCTGTCACCTTTGAGTATCCCGTACGTATCGATATCCCCGATGGCCGGGTGAAAAGTATCAAGAGCGTTGATACCCAGTCCTTCCGCACTATAGACGAACATAAAGGCGTGATAATCCTCCCGTTGAATATTCTGCGAAGAAAGAGCCTGTCAAAAAAACCTTCCGGATATGACCAGCAACCCATTGATTCTTTTGTCGACATAGAGCCGGGAGATCTTGTAGTACATGTCGACTACGGGATCGGACGGTATAAAGGTATCAGCCATCTGCGCAAGGATGACCGGGTCGCCGACTGTCTTGTCCTCGAGTATGCCGAGGGCGATGTGTTATATGTGCCGTATGAAGACCTTGATAAGGTGCAGAGGTACATAGCGTTCCATAAAGGCGCTCCGAAGATGAACCGTCTTCGCGGTAAAAGGTGGCAAGCCGCTAAGATAAATGCCGCGAAAGGTGCCGCTAGGGTCGCGCAGGACCTTCTGGAGATACAGGCCAAGAGGGAAAGTTCCGTAGGTTTCAGGTTTGCCGAGGATTCCGACTGGCAGAAAGAGATAGAGGCCGCTTTCCCTTACAAGGAGACCCCGGACCAGGAAAAAGCCGCTATCGAGGTAAAAGCCGATATGGAAAGGCCGCGTCCCATGGATCGTCTTCTCTGCGGGGATGTCGGTTACGGCAAGACGGAGGTGGCCCTCAGGGCGGTCTTCAAGGCCGTTATGTCCGGGAAACAGGTCGCGGTGCTTGTCCCGACCACTATCTTGGCGGAACAACATACCGCTACGTTCACCGAACGTTTCCACGGGTATCCAGTAAAGATAGAGATGCTGAACAGGTTCCGTACTGACTCAGAGCAGGCGGAAGTGACCAGGGGATTAGAGGCGGGGAAGATAGACGTGGTGGTGGGGACACATAGACTGCTCTCGGAGGACATTAAGTTCAAGGACCTGGGGCTTCTTGTGATCGATGAAGAACAACGCTTCGGGGTGAAGCACAAGGAAAAGATCAAGAAGTTGAAGACGGACCTTGATATACTTACATTGACCGCTACGCCGATACCGCGGACACTGTATCTGGCGCTCATGGGGGGCAAGGACATCTCTATGATAGAGACGCCCCCACTGGAAAGGTCCCCTATTGAAACGGAGATCATCGATCGGGACCACGGCAAGATAAGAGAAGCTATTGAATATGAATTGAAAAGGGGCGGACAGGTTTATTTCGTTCATAACAGGGTGGAGACCATTGACGGAGTGGCTAAGGAGGTAGCCGGCCTTGTTCCCGATGCTAAGATGATGGTCGGGCACGGACAGATGAGTCCCCGGATGCTTGAGAGTACAATGCTTAAGTTCATGCGGGGTGATGTTAATGTCCTGGTCTGTACCACGATAATAGGGTCCGGGATAGACATTCCCAACGCCAACACCATGATAATCGACCACGCGGATAAATTCGGCCTGGCGGACCTGTACCAACTGCGTGGCAGGATAGGCCGGTTTGACAGGAGAGCGTACGCGTACCTGATCGTTCGGGACAGGGACATCCTGACATCCGAGGTCCAGGCCAGGTTGAGCGCGATAAAAAAATATAAAAAACTAGGTTCGGGATTCAAAATAGCCATGCGGGACCTCGAGATGAGAGGCGCGGGGAACATCCTGGGCCTGGAACAAAGCGGGTTTATCGACCAGGTGGGGTTCGATCTTTATTGTCGTCTTTTACGGGCTGAGATCGACAAGGCCGGGGCAAAAAAATAAGGAATTCCCGGGTTCTGTCTGAAATTACTTGCTGACGACTTTTTCTTCTGGTACCATATACTAGTACCACATATACGTAATAATACTTATTTATAATATTAAAGGAAAGCAACATGTTGAACAGACGATGGTCTAATGTCTTATATCTGTTCATGACCGCGTTTTTGTCTCTTTTGGTCTTTGGGTGCGGACAGTCCGACCCGGGGGAGAAGATAATCGCGTCGGTCGGCAGGGATAAGATCACTTTGAATGATTTCAATGAGCGTATTTCCAATCTTCCGAGGAGATACATGGATGTGGTCGAAAAGCGGAAAGGGGAATACCTTGATGAAGTGGTGAACGATACCTTGCTTTATCAAGAGGCCATACGCAGGAACATACACAAGGACAGGGAGGTCCAGGGCGTCATCCAGGAGGCTACTAAAAAGATATTGATAGCCAAGCTCATAAAGGAAGATATCGAGGATAAGGTCGATGTCTCTGAGGACGACATAATGGTTTTTTATGAGGATAACAGGGAGAAGTATAAGACCCCGGAGATATTAAGGGTGTCGCATATTCTTGTCCCGACCAGGGAAGAGGCGGACAGTATACTGGCAGAGCTGCGGAGTGGTGAGGATTTTGAGGCAATAGCAAGAGCCAGATCGATCGATCCTACCGCGCAGAAAGGCGGGGATATCGGGTATTTCCCCAAGGGGCAGCTGATGCCGGAGTTCGAAAAAGGGTGTGAAGGTCTCCAGCCGGGCGAGATAAGCGAGGTGACGAAGACCCGACTGGGATACCACATAATCAAGCTGACCGACAGGAAAGAACCGGAGTATCGGGAGGTCGATGATGTCAGGCAGGATATCGTGATGAGACTGCGTAAGGCGAAGATGCAGCAGATGTTCAATGACCTTATAGCGGGATTAAGAGAGAATACGAATGTACAGATCGATAAAAGTGTTTTAAACGCCGGAGAC
This window of the Candidatus Omnitrophota bacterium genome carries:
- a CDS encoding DUF5679 domain-containing protein; the encoded protein is MAEAYCVKCKSKKEMKDAKEVTMKNGRKAMKGCCPECGTGMYRIMGKK
- the rsfS gene encoding ribosome silencing factor; this translates as MGKEITSQEKAKLIAGIAADKKGEDIVLMDMSSSSTISDWFVLVSAGSSRQLDAISKAVQKDLSKKFKISPLKVEGRNNPSWVLVDYGDVILHVFHKDIRDFYGLERLWSDAPRGSY
- a CDS encoding peptidylprolyl isomerase yields the protein MLNRRWSNVLYLFMTAFLSLLVFGCGQSDPGEKIIASVGRDKITLNDFNERISNLPRRYMDVVEKRKGEYLDEVVNDTLLYQEAIRRNIHKDREVQGVIQEATKKILIAKLIKEDIEDKVDVSEDDIMVFYEDNREKYKTPEILRVSHILVPTREEADSILAELRSGEDFEAIARARSIDPTAQKGGDIGYFPKGQLMPEFEKGCEGLQPGEISEVTKTRLGYHIIKLTDRKEPEYREVDDVRQDIVMRLRKAKMQQMFNDLIAGLRENTNVQIDKSVLNAGDKEKAGSIN
- the argS gene encoding arginine--tRNA ligase codes for the protein MFTPELTEKLTKVILEAAKTVFAEKCSPEGTIFPEGTPVILQPPRDPSNGNITTNIAMRLASICRIPPADFASAMVSHIRGKLAEIPSVGRVEVKGGFLNFFFEDDFFCDLLEKIYAQKDVFGRSEDGKGQHINLEFVSANPTGPLTIAHGRQAAIGDTLSRILRFSGYKVTNEYYLNDVGRQIRMLGESLFVRYRNLTGEKDAMPDDGYMGEYMIDIARKVLEEKGPSLKARTPETEEFFRKYAVGHIMDLIYKDLDDFGVEFDVWKPQSDIEHGDEVRKALDLLRANGYIYDQDGAVWFASTRFGDDKDRVVVKSDGSYTYLAPDIAYHLDKYSRGFTRLIDLLGPDHHGYIKRMKAAVQAMGQDASSLDIMIVQLVTLLNAGEKLSMSTRKGEFVSLREIIDEIGKDVARFFFLSRRLDSHLDFDLELAKKESSDNPVYYIQYAHARICSIKAFGSDALDKASPGGRDLSLLSTGQEKDLMRKLGEFPLAVSAAASALEPNRLVVYLSELARAFHSFYTECRVVSDDAALSGARLFLVECVRIVLANGLNLLNITLPEKM
- the nadD gene encoding nicotinate-nucleotide adenylyltransferase → MPRIGLFGGTFNPVHTGHLVLAQECWHALNLDKVVFIPSYIPPHKDVQGDVSPADRLNMVRLALEGDDRFEISTYEMDKGGVSFSIDTVRHFREVYGDSAGLFFIAGADAASGLGTWKDPDTLLDLVDFVVVSRPGSPEITGYEGRITRVDMPGIDISSSMLRERIRVREPIDHMMPVNVVKYIRNKGLYRD
- the mfd gene encoding transcription-repair coupling factor; its protein translation is MFESLKLYTGEDVQVEELLATLQKFGYDRRRHVGATGDYSLVGETLVVFPVTFEYPVRIDIPDGRVKSIKSVDTQSFRTIDEHKGVIILPLNILRRKSLSKKPSGYDQQPIDSFVDIEPGDLVVHVDYGIGRYKGISHLRKDDRVADCLVLEYAEGDVLYVPYEDLDKVQRYIAFHKGAPKMNRLRGKRWQAAKINAAKGAARVAQDLLEIQAKRESSVGFRFAEDSDWQKEIEAAFPYKETPDQEKAAIEVKADMERPRPMDRLLCGDVGYGKTEVALRAVFKAVMSGKQVAVLVPTTILAEQHTATFTERFHGYPVKIEMLNRFRTDSEQAEVTRGLEAGKIDVVVGTHRLLSEDIKFKDLGLLVIDEEQRFGVKHKEKIKKLKTDLDILTLTATPIPRTLYLALMGGKDISMIETPPLERSPIETEIIDRDHGKIREAIEYELKRGGQVYFVHNRVETIDGVAKEVAGLVPDAKMMVGHGQMSPRMLESTMLKFMRGDVNVLVCTTIIGSGIDIPNANTMIIDHADKFGLADLYQLRGRIGRFDRRAYAYLIVRDRDILTSEVQARLSAIKKYKKLGSGFKIAMRDLEMRGAGNILGLEQSGFIDQVGFDLYCRLLRAEIDKAGAKK